One region of Salvelinus namaycush isolate Seneca chromosome 3, SaNama_1.0, whole genome shotgun sequence genomic DNA includes:
- the LOC120044500 gene encoding leucine-rich repeat-containing protein 3B-like, translating into MLLLAEWLLCHSLVACLLLHSLALSSTTAGLHGANTGCSESCYCSESADGGRVVRCSNMRLAEVPHDLPNDTRRLYLDGNLLTTIPANAFAGLPLLNELDLSHNELTQMEPGAFRGLVPSLRSLDLSSNRLTTLEPEVLGGLRAQANLTHNPWHCDCRLQVAMPRLDLEPASLAGVVCHTSEPKDIGIDTGVPFVMVAADLDLCAGLKRTTDVAMLVTMFGWFAMVISYLVYYVRHNQEDARRHLEYLKSLPSKLDRPEESSTLSTVV; encoded by the coding sequence ATGCTGCTGCTGGCAGAATGGCTGCTGTGCCACTCCTTGGTGGCATGCCTGCTGCTGCATAGCCTGGCACTCAGCTCCACCACCGCGGGCCTCCACGGGGCGAACACCGGCTGCTCCGAGAGCTGCTACTGCTCCGAGTCGGCAGACGGCGGGAGGGTGGTGCGCTGCAGCAACATGCGCCTGGCGGAGGTGCCGCATGACCTGCCTAACGACACCCGCCGACTTTACCTGGACGGTAACCTCCTCACCACCATCCCCGCCAACGCCTTTGCGGGGCTTCCTTTGCTCAACGAGCTGGACCTCTCCCACAATGAGCTAACTCAGATGGAACCGGGGGCCTTCCGGGGTCTGGTCCCCTCTCTCAGGAGCCTGGATCTGTCCTCTAACAGACTGACCACCCTGGAGCCAGAGGTCCTGGGGGGCCTGAGGGCCCAGGCCAACCTCACCCACAACCCCTGGCACTGTGACTGCCGCCTCCAGGTGGCTATGCCCCGGCTGGACCTGGAACCGGCCTCACTGGCTGGCGTGGTGTGCCACACTTCGGAGCCCAAGGACATCGGCATAGATACAGGGGTGCCCTTCGTCATGGTGGCGGCCGACCTGGACCTGTGCGCAGGGCTCAAGAGGACCACGGACGTGGCCATGCTGGTGACCATGTTCGGCTGGTTCGCCATGGTCATCTCCTACCTGGTGTATTACGTCAGGCACAACCAGGAAGACGCACGGAGACACCTGGAGTACCTCAAGTCCCTTCCCAGCAAACTGGACAGACCAGAGGAGTCCTCTACACTCAGCACAGTGGTGTGA